The genomic window AGCGGGTGAACCGAACGCTCCGGGTTGAACGGCCGCTCCTGGGCGGAGGATGAGCGGGACAGGGTGCAGAAAGCGGGAAGGGTAAACGGAACGAGGCGAAACAGGTCACGGCGTTTCATGGATTCTCCTTTGAAATAAGTGCCTAAGTGCCAAAGTGACAAAGCGCCTAAGTGACAAAGTGCCTAAGTGCCTAAGTAAAATTGCTGCCCCCGGAACGGGGGAAGGTGGCGCTAAGCGCCGGAAGGGGGCGTTGAATAAATACAATCATTGACCATCCTCCGGAAACTCCAGTTTCATATTCTCCACTTTCGGAGAGGATGCCTTCGGCGCTTTTTTGAATGTCATCCCAACCTGGCGGATCGGCGGCATGTCTATTTGTTTCCCGGCAAGAAGTTCGGCGATGGTGAAAAGTTGAATCTTCGGGTATTTCCGTCCCCAGGACGCTGACTCATAGAATCCGGCAGTGACCGCTTCGGTCTTCATAGGGCCGGAGCGATCGTCCATTGAAATCAGAACGCCCATCGCGGCATTTTCACGTTCCACAACGCCGCGCAAATCCCGGACATGAGCAACGTTCGTATGCCCGGCCTTAACCGAGAGGATGACCGTTTCAAACTTCCCGGTTTCTTCGCCCTGGAAAATAATTTTGCCATCTATGCCTTTGTCTGCGCCTTTTTTCTGCTCGACCGGACGCGCTCCCACGAGTCCAAGCGCCCACCACTGAAATTGATACGGGTCAGAAGCGGCCAACTCCGCAGCATCAGGAATTGAAACCGGCTCGCCTAAAACATTATAGCGAACCGTGCCGCTAAAGGTATCCATCAACCGGGACTTTATCAGCGTTATGGCAAGGTGTGTGATGTCAATGCCAATCCAATTGCGGTTAAGCTTCTGCGCGGCGGCAATAGTGGTTCCACACCCGCAGAAGGGGTCAAGAATAACGTTGCCCTCATTCGAGGATGCCTTGATTATACGTTCGAGGAGAGCTTCTGGTTTTTGCGTCGGGTAGCCGAGACGCTCCTTGGCTGAAGCATTTATATGCGGCATTTCCCACACATCACCTATTCTGCGTCCTTCAGACAAAAAGACCTTATATGGTTCTTGCCCTTTTCGTTTTTGCCAGCGATACCATTGCCCGTCGTCACCCAATTTATAATGTGAATCAGCTTTTCCAGACTTTGCTCCATATTCCTCTCGGGGCTCATTGAAAATTCCCTGGTTATTCTTTCCATAAAACAATATCACGTCATGAAGGCGTTGAAATCGGTTGCTTTTTGCAGTATATCTTTTATAGCTCCAGATGATTTCGTTAAGAAAGTTGTCTGATCCAAGCACAGCATCCATGAGCAGTTTCAAGTAATGACTCGCTGTCGGGTCGCAATGGAGATAAATGCTCCCGGTCGGCTTCAGAACACGCCGCAATTCTATCAGGCGCGGCGCCATCATGACGAGATAAGCGAGCATGTCGCAGGGACCGAGGAAAGTGCGGAATGCCTGCATGACATCGGCAACACGACCGTCGGCGGTCACCAGGTCGGTAAAGACGGATTCATCCTCCCGATTCCATGTCCAGGTATCTTCAAAGGCGAGTATCTGTGACGCGGCCCGGCTCCCGTCCTGTTCTTTGAAAAGAATGTTGTAATTCTGATTGCTTTTGAAGGGCGGGTCAAGGTACACGAGGTCAACGGATTCGGAGTCGATGTGCTGCCGCAGAACGTCCAGGTTGTCGCCGTAATAGAGCGTGTTTCCCATTGCCACCAGCCTTTAGATCCTGAAACGAGTTCAGGATGACACGTGTCATGCCGAACTTGTTTCGGCATCTCAATAGAGTAAGGGGGTGAATTTCACTTCTTTTCCACAATTATTCCCTTGAACACCACCACATTATCGATGCACATTCTGGTCGCCCAGGTACGTATTCCGATCCAGGCGGACGAATCCATGGCAAGCGGTGTATCATCCCAGGCTTCCAGAAGAATTTCGCCGTTCATCCAATAGGTGATATGTCCCCGATTGAACTCCAGCGCGATACGGTTGGTTTTTCCGGATTTAAGCGGAGTGTAATTGGTATTCGCCAGGGCCTGCCCCCGTTTGTAAAAGGTGGTGCAGTGGTTCCAGTAGGAGCCGGTGGTAAGGGCATATCCGCTGCTGAAAAAATTTTTATCGGGAGTGGAATTGAGGAGAACCGTAATATCCCCGATCAGGTCATTCGAGGCCCAGTTCGTCGCCTCGAACTCGATACGAACGGGGTCATAACGGCATGGGGCCAGGAGAATGGCGCGGTTACGGTCTCCTTCCACCGCCCAGAGTTTGCCGTTATGGATTATCCATTTTCCTTCGACGATCCGGTACTGCTCCAGATCGCCTGGGTCATCGAACGTCGTAGATACCGCTTTTTCCCATGAAATAATCTGGGCGCGGATTGTCCGGCTGAGCGTTATATATTTCTCCATATCTGCGGTTCCAGTCGATTGCAGCGAGGAACATCCAAAAAAAATGAGAATCACAGGGATAAAAAAGATAAACGGAATAGCGGTTCTTAGCAATACCGGTTTACCATTTCCGGCATGAACCTTGGGTTCCTGTATCAACATCTCTCTACCCCTTTACCGAGCATGAGCAAAAGGCCGAAAATAATCAAAGGTATGCCGAGTGGAGCTGCGAGCATTGTTATCGTAAGAAAAAGTCCCGACAAATAAAATAGGGAGTTTCAGTACAGGGTCAAAGACT from Candidatus Latescibacter sp. includes these protein-coding regions:
- a CDS encoding DNA methyltransferase, producing the protein MGNTLYYGDNLDVLRQHIDSESVDLVYLDPPFKSNQNYNILFKEQDGSRAASQILAFEDTWTWNREDESVFTDLVTADGRVADVMQAFRTFLGPCDMLAYLVMMAPRLIELRRVLKPTGSIYLHCDPTASHYLKLLMDAVLGSDNFLNEIIWSYKRYTAKSNRFQRLHDVILFYGKNNQGIFNEPREEYGAKSGKADSHYKLGDDGQWYRWQKRKGQEPYKVFLSEGRRIGDVWEMPHINASAKERLGYPTQKPEALLERIIKASSNEGNVILDPFCGCGTTIAAAQKLNRNWIGIDITHLAITLIKSRLMDTFSGTVRYNVLGEPVSIPDAAELAASDPYQFQWWALGLVGARPVEQKKGADKGIDGKIIFQGEETGKFETVILSVKAGHTNVAHVRDLRGVVERENAAMGVLISMDDRSGPMKTEAVTAGFYESASWGRKYPKIQLFTIAELLAGKQIDMPPIRQVGMTFKKAPKASSPKVENMKLEFPEDGQ